Genomic DNA from Solanum pennellii chromosome 3, SPENNV200:
GTAATGGGAGATTTATTCAATCAATTCGTGAAGATCGGAGCAATTTTAGAAAGCATCCTTAGTGAATCATTGGGTCTGCCTCCAAGtattcttcaagaatttaaCAATGAGAGGAATTCTGATGTATTGACAGCATTGTATTATTTACCAGCAACAGAGAATGAGAAAATGGGAATAAATTCACATAGAGATGTTGGATGTATAACATTTGTGTTACAGGATGAAGTTGGAGGGCTTGAAGTTCAAAAAGATGGTAATTGGATCCCAGTAACCCCCAATAAAGGTGCCCTTGTTGTTAACATTGGTATTGTTCTTCAGGTAAACAAAAATTATACTTGCTACATTATATAAGTATCATTAATATTTAAACCGCCTAAGGGATGTAATGGGATGGATCGGATTACTCTACTCTTAACTAGAGATCTTGAGTTTGAGTCTTGTAATTGCAGACAACCATAACTTGAGGAGTTACACGCGACTAGTATCCTTTATTGGTGGACCCGACTCAAAAACTTTTTCCAACactcttaaatttgaattagtcTAACCAGATACTagatgtttatttattttattttattttattttttgttgaaggTGCTGACGAATGACAAATACAAGAGTCCAAATCATAGGGCGATGAGACCGAATGGGAGATCAAgaaattcattttcattcttctaTAATGTATCAGGGGAAAAATGGCTTGAACCCCTTCCCCATTTCACTAAGCAAATTGATGAGAAACCAAATTATAAGGGATTCATTTACAGTGATTATTTACAAAAACGCAACGAAAATAAACTCAAACGTGCTGCTGGACTTGAAGAAGATCTTGGTTTATCTCATTTTTCACTCACTAGATCAatagaaaatcattaaatttgTGTTTTATCAATCATTGTTCCCcttcattttaaatataaactCATGTTAATCTTCTAGCTAGTCttccatttttgttttcttttctattCTTTACAAGAAAGGAAGAAATCAAGGGAGTAACACATTTGATAGATTTTTGGGCCAAATTATCTCTTAATGGACTAAATTCATACAGCCCAGCAGGGTTGGATTGGACAGGCGTCCAGGTCCATTTCTAATggatataccaaaaaaaaaatagtcattATTATCGCggaatttcaaattttacatGTAAACGAGAGAGTAATGAGAGATTCATTAATATCaatgtctcaatttatgtgtaAATATGGTTTTGATAGGATGATATGGATTCTTCTACTTTTAATTAGAGATTTTCAATCGattttttcaaaatgactttgtattttaatgaaaatattggaCATCATATGAAaacttaataaaagaaaatatccaATTATGCTTAATAGATTTGTAATCTTTATCAAATTCACTCAGGTCTATAATCTATACATATTTGATAGATACACATATATACATGGTCTAGGCAAAAACCTTTTCATATCAATAGCTTATTACTCGTTGGATACATATTTGAGTTATGcgatacatttttaattttgattatatttatcCATATAAATGTCACATTATatctaaaaactattttttattttatttttgaatgataaattttaaGTCACATATATATTCACGGCTTATTAATCTATgaatcttaaaattattttttttttacgttttttattcaattaaataatattgtCATATAAACTAAAAGGTAACATTTACTCTTTACGAAATGAAATAATAGCCAAAAGATTAGCTGGGATTTGTTCTGGTGGCTGGTGGCCCAAAAATAGAAaggattattattattattattattattattattattattattattatttattattattattatacgtTTGGGTAATATCGTTTTCTACAAATTTGATGTCagcatcatataataataataatagtaagcACTCAATTGGCAAGTTGCATTTTCTCTTGACTTTTCTTTAAACAGGATAGGAGCTTTCTCAATCCTTGTGTCTCCTTTCCTTATTCTGATGacgtgttcttttttttttcttctaaaaaaaaataaaaatatgtcaaaatcatattttgcttttattattatcatctccATGAGTGTCCATCATTCTTTCCTTAATCATGCAACcgacaataaaaaaaaaaattctcctcATTTTATCGAGAGTCAGGGAGCGTTTTACTCTTCAACGtgaaattttttctaaatttattataaGATTACCcgatttaaaaatttaatggaaaaatttaagtatataatttaattaattatctaaattttttactttaacGATCATAGTTCAATTTTCTAACTTATAATTCCTTTCTCTTAagaatttaaaagatatttttttagtgGGTTctgtttaaataaataatagtattgaATATAAGTATATAATGACAAGTGTAGCTTATTCCGTGAAAGTGTTTTTCTccatatttttgtgcttgtcgtTGTTTTCTTATGTGTTATATTTTGATTGGTTTATGTGAAGATCGTTTGGATAAGATATTCTTACGTGGTGACTTTTGGAATTTTGGATGAAAACAATAATATACTAAAAGGTAATGAAAAATGACTTCAGtgaccaaaaaataaaagaaaatgactttGAGTCAATTGATCATTTCTTAGTTATATGATATCCTTTTGGAATCTTATCACAgatttatatttgttaattattatcACATGATTCACTTCCAAGACTCTCAGGTTCTTAGCCCTTATTAATTCCCTCCTAATAAATATGTTTTGGTGCCAATAACTTGTAAGATCATACAACTTGTCAAAATTgaatgaataaaaaggaaacaaataaAAGTACATTTTGCTCattaaacattttgaaaatatttcatcttaATATCGTGttttattttacaatattttctttattgatcacttcaaattcttcaattttcatgtAAAAATCATGTTCTTTCAAAGTATATTTGCCCACTCTATTCAACAATAACTACTATTTATATAATCCTTTTGTCCATGATTATAATTTGTccacttttcttttttaatgatTCTTAGTTACTtgtcattttgacaaattaagtAAAGACAAATTCTTTTACctattatatcatcaattagTTATTTGAAAAAGActtgaaaatcttaaatttttaattcatactATATCAATCgttgttttcttaatatgtATGTCAATTCGAAAgtgaacaagtaattagggagAGTGACCACTACCTCCGttccattttatatgtcatccaTTTCTATAAGTAGCTAGACCACAATACTtgtcaatttataaaatttattgcaTAAACTATCATATTTTGTCTATCATACCCTTGATAGAATAGTTAATTAATCTTGTCATATATTAATAAAGTTaacttaaaaaaacaataaataaacgtaaaataataagttacattatttcttaatataaatacaaaataaaaatgtgatatataaaataaaacgaaGAAAGTACTATTTTAGCTCCCGAATAGTCCCTTTTTTCCTCACTGTGATTAGGGGCTAGCAAAAAAGATATAGACTTCACTTTCTGTTTCagaactatataaaaaaaatcctaataTATGACCAAAGAATATCAACAACtcttagttttaaaatattcttcactctttataaaaacaaatagctagagaaataaattaaatcacataattttataCGAGATATGGTGTTCATCATATCTCTGACATTTTAATTATAGATATAGTTGAAGATAGAAGTGAAGAGATCTTTAAACAGCTTGGCGcaatgtatataataattataataatagtatatgataaaaattaaataaagtaaatccacataaataaacaaaagaGGATCAATGATGATGTATGAGATCAGTTGGTCTGCtctaaacaaaattaaatggGCTGAGTGGGACTTGGACTATGCAGGTTGtgcctttttccttttattttgtaAAGCACTAATTTGTTTCCCtgcaccttttttttttcttttttttttgggtttagcaTCAAAAGAATAGATTATACAGGTTTGGACAAACTAATATAACCGTTTTCACTACACCAAATTCAGCACTAAATAGACCCTATACATTTAGTTTTCCTCCctccatttttaattattatatcgcattttaaaaaaaattaatttaattgatttttaaaattacattaaattacaccaattcgatattttaagtataaatCCCTTTTCTCCCTCTCCCCACAATCTAAATAATGAAGAGACATACATAAACTACATAttgataatttttcaaaaatataatgttaGAACACAATGGCTTATTCTTTGTTAAAAACATCACAGTAATATCTTATTTACgcagtatatattttttaataaagtaGATTTTATTGAGCACCCTTCAAATCATATAGTTGTGTTATTAATTATagtaatgattttttaatacgTGTGTACCCAAaataataaactttaaaaaatatataataaaattatgatttcttaaatattgtttcaaaacaatattatttcaaatatacaCACCTCTTAGTTGAGGTAGCAGTTCAATGATTGGTAACTCATCCAACAAGCATTGTGAGGAAGGCCCTCCTCCTCTTATCCTGCTTCCACAGAATGTAAATATTACTATATCTTCTGTCTTTATTTAAGTgtgtgtatttttatttttctttatattaataaattgacAATCCAAATATTTTGCaccataaatttaaaatcactAGATTCAGAAAATACTGTAGTACATTGtacacatttttaatttattacctCTAGATTCAAAAATCActtcttaaataattaaaacaaacaaacaaaagaaatgtTGAAAACATGAGTAGTTCCTGAAATTGcataattgttattattatcttaAGACAATTTTGTACGTGTGTTTCTGTCGAGGTGAAATATATCGTACGATCGGTGAGACCACAAATagcaaaaacatatgaaaatgaaatttgCGAGCCATTACAATTTACCGGAGACAATATCAGGTTTATCTTAACTTATGTTTTTTTACACGATACATAACTTTATAtgatagaagaaaaaataattaatctgaTGTTCATTCATTTTTTGCTTTGTCACAAGACAACTGTCCAAGTATTCCATTTCAACATcgattttacctattttttgaAGGCCGAATTCAGAGTTCTCTTATTTCGTAGGATGAAATACAAAGGTTATGGTGTGAGAAAAAACAACATTGACAAGAGGTCCACAAATTGGCTTCACGTGATCATAATATGTTGTAAAAAATTACTGCTAGTAGTACTATTTCTGCATGCATTTCAATCtacattttttataatatatatagtaagtaaaatatatattatggacccctataatatattttgatatgtCATTTTAGTTCCTTCACCCACCCACATAATTCCATCCCTACAAAATACAATTGTTACTCTCTTTACTTGGTGGGCAGCTTGTGTTGGTTTTAGATCAAACACAATTAGCTTTACATGCTTAATGTTGCACTTCCTCCTGCCTCTGAAACATGTCATGAGATCAACTTGATTACTATATTATTTGCCACTTCTACTTGTAGAGGCTAACGTCACCCAATTTCTGAGTGATCGATGTTGACAACTTATATatactaatatttatatattcaaactCTGGAAGGatcaatatttataaattgCCTTACTTCACATATCATGTAACCTCTTTGCACACTATATAAAAAGGGAAGGACAGTCCGGTTCAGTAAAGCTCCTGCTATGCGTAGGGTCTAGAGCAGTTGGGGAGCCAGGAATTTAACAAAGGATGTCCAGAAATAACACTTATTATGTTAAGGgtgttcaaaatatattatttaattatttcgtATATCATTCTACTTAGGTCTAGAGAAAGGCCCGATCATAAGGACCTATGGTAGGCAAACTTACTTGCATTTCAGCGAGATGATCAAAATGACTAAAGTTTATTCACTCAAATTTGAACATGTTAACTAGACGGATCATATTCTCGTGAACTAATTTAGTCACCGTAATAACACATAGGATGACTAAATTGTCCTTGTCTGGTAATAGATGTTATGCCACTTTGACGtgcactacaacaaaaataacttttaacggcaataaatattgacattaataaagaatgTAAACGTCTTTATCGGTATGAGTGATATATTATCAGAGTCAATATCGCTAAAGATTTTACAGACATATAAAAAGTGCTAATTAccgttaaaaatatatatttaacgttaaaaatatatatttaacggcaagtaaaaattaattatcgatGTAGTGATTCCGCTATTGCTAGATCAGTACAACACATATCCTATGTACATAAATTTCGTGATAGACATAGACtataaacaaatatatgtaACTATAGATCATTCAACGTacgaaataattttataatcagACCTTGCTATATTATATTcctgtttcatttttttttccaagtaaAATGGACTGTCATCATCATGGACTATAGAAAAAAATTTCTCTAATTCATTTCTCAATTAGTAGTCTCCTTTTTTGAATCTTGGCACCAAATTCATAACTAGCAATATAATATGGTCAAATAATGAAAATACTAAAGTCCCAATATTCATACTATTGACAGTTTGACTCCGTAAGaagttgaaatttaaaataaatttacaaaagTCAAACTTCTTTTAGGGGAATTCCTCTATAATTTGAAAAAACTAATTAAGAATTTAAAGGAAATActattattaatttgttttgtAGTATCATATCAATGGGAACAGAGGAAAAAGAGTTAAGAGTTGGAATGGATATGTGATAATAAGTTGGAATggatctaaaaataataaatgcaaTCCAACACATTCATCAAACAAGAGTTGACAGTTTAACATACATAAATTGATTGATACAGACTGGCTCTTATTActtgtctttttttcttttttgctttccagtttatttattttataattcgTGTTAATCCGTATCTAACAGGGATTATCGAATTGACATGATGTTATTTagatataaattaatttcttattttcaagAAGTAAATAAATGGTTAGACTGGATTAGAATCGCACAAAAAAGTGAAGTTTCATGAAGGggtgaaaaaaaatgtttagatggtttgagaattgcttaaataatattgtgcatttaacataaattaattctAAGCTCTTAGATAGTCTATTTGAaacaattttgtatattttctttcataaaaaaaaaggatattttcTTCCATAGTTTCTTTTGTAGGTTAGAATCTatcaggaaaatatttttttttatttcttataaaaagtgatgtaatcttttattttcatttaaattattgCAATGAATAATATTGTGAGTTTATCTTTACtctctaattatttttcttctctagtTTAGTTGATTCTTTCTAACACTAAGCACCACCCTAGAGTCACCATATATCAATGTACGTACACGTACTTCATGCTATTCAATAATTTGAATAACATACTTAACACATGATAATATGGTTTAGTTATTGCTAATTGGTAGCGTTAATTATTGACTCAACAAACAGCAAAACTTTTCAGACTTCGACTTCTGTTGGATTTTAGgtctttttcttcaaaaaaaaaatcaccttaCTTAAATGTATACAGTTAGGAAATTAGACGGAAATAATACACTACAAGAAATTGATAACTAATGAGAAATGTTATTATATATGCTCACTTTGTCCTGTAATACATGTATAAATCAGTTCTAAAAAAAATACCTTTCTATATTTAGCACTTTTTTTAActctaaatttttcattttaccattaataagataatttatagccacataaatatatatatagctacGTTTCTTTAAGGGGAACCTTTACATATAGTTACTCAAAAGTAGCTTAATTATgcttcatagctatagtttactAATTACggtttgtagctacatgttactGGGAAGAGAATGACGAGTGAGATTAGAAGAGGCAGGAGAGATAGGCGAGCGAGAAAGGACAGATAAGTAAGTTTTAAATTGTAATTAACGCAAACTGTAGATatgtttagttaattaattaatattatatttacttaatcgcataattttttctttctttgatatcataatatttttaaaaaaaaaattattttaaactttatgtCAAATCAAACACGtccttatttataaataaaaggaCATACGGAATCGTACCTGAcattatcatataaatatatataatatatgcatatacttttatttatctCAATATAGCATATATATCAATTAGTAGCACTCTACTAAGCTAAGGTTAgatcaaaataaagaaagatcGATTTTATTTAGACCTTATTCGGCAAAAATTGACTTGTAGAGAGGTCCCTTGCTGGGACTTCGGAGAAAAAAGTAGAATGAAAAATgtgtatataatataataccaAGTATGTCAACAACGTACAGACTGAATTTACTtcctaattattaaaaaaatgctttacttatatataaaaataactatAACTATAAATTCGGGCAGAGTCAGGATTAAGAGTTTGA
This window encodes:
- the LOC107012634 gene encoding probable 2-oxoglutarate-dependent dioxygenase At3g111800 codes for the protein MSNSVMPIVDLSPFFLRDEDGQRKAREVINEACSRYGFFQIINHGVPLDLMSRALKLSKSFFECPVEEKMNCSPLPGAPFPAGYNRKPNPSYEFAEYLVMLHPGSTFNVFPPNHPQLQEVMGDLFNQFVKIGAILESILSESLGLPPSILQEFNNERNSDVLTALYYLPATENEKMGINSHRDVGCITFVLQDEVGGLEVQKDGNWIPVTPNKGALVVNIGIVLQVLTNDKYKSPNHRAMRPNGRSRNSFSFFYNVSGEKWLEPLPHFTKQIDEKPNYKGFIYSDYLQKRNENKLKRAAGLEEDLGLSHFSLTRSIENH